A section of the Salvelinus alpinus chromosome 36, SLU_Salpinus.1, whole genome shotgun sequence genome encodes:
- the LOC139564918 gene encoding kelch-like protein 11, translated as MCVCVCVLSHTSLLQFRILTTTARMAAAPPNPDDSSRGSSTPSVLVGDGDTEEAEDFTSSSHCTELSRRQNEQRKQGLFCDVTLAFSSGAATGNVQSCEFSAHRSVLAAATDYFTPLLGGQFSESLSGRVEMKEWSAELGPDPETVESVIQYMYTGEIRVSTCNVHEVLELADRFLLLHLKEFCGEFLKKKLSLANCVAVHSLAHMYTLDQLALRAADMIRRNFHKVIQDEEFYTLPFHLVRDWLSDAEITVDAEEVLFEAVVKWVQRNTEQRGRYFEELFRLLRLPQIKPTYLTRVVKNEALVAASEACLRLVSDAVEGHAIRCENLKSADLEFWSSYMASFQPRFGQNMDVIMVVGGVSEGGDYLSECVGYFIYEDRWVNLPHIHNHLDGHAIATTESHIYVAGSMEPGFAKTVERYNPNRNTWEQVSNLTTRKHSFGLTCIKDILYSIGGHGNFSPGFKDVSVYEPEPDKWHNLESAPKILRDVKAVSVEDRYVYVTARTPVDTDNEDGLKTVTTRYDTESRQWQDVDSLPLIDNYCVFQMAVAPTNFYHTASCCPKSYTVRDEAAKQMISAHISDEILESLPPEVTSIEGAAICHFDEDVFVIGGWKNSDDVDKQYRKEAYRYSAERKRWMLLPPMPQPRCRATACHVRIPYRFLYGCQRYPMPQNLARQRDRMQQMQQLHRRTLTLRRQLQSQIEC; from the exons atgtgtgtctgcgtgtgtgttctTTCCCACACGAGTTTACTGCAATTCCGAATTCTCACAACCACCGCCAGAATGGCAGCTGCACCCCCGAACCCAGATGACTCTAGTCGGGGTAGTAGCACGCCCAGCGTCCTTGTCGGGGACGGGGACACGGAAGAGGCCGAGGATttcacctcctcctcccactgCACAGAGCTGTCTCGGCGGCAGAACGAACAGAGGAAGCAGGGATTGTTCTGCGACGTGACGCTGGCCTTCAGCAGTGGGGCGGCAACCGGGAATGTTCAGAGCTGTGAGTTTTCCGCTCACCGGTCTGTACTGGCCGCGGCTACGGACTATTTCACGCCGTTACTGGGAGGGCAGTTCTCCGAGTCGCTGTCGGGTCGGGTTGAGATGAAGGAATGGAGCGCTGAATTGGGACCAGACCCGGAGACGGTGGAGAGTGTCATTCAGTACATGTACACGGGAGAAATACGTGTGAGCACCTGCAATGTACATGAAGTGTTAGAGCTTGCTGACAG GTTCCTGCTGCTGCATCTGAAGGAGTTCTGTGGGGAGTTCTTGAAGAAGAAGCTGAGCCTGGCCAACTGTGTGGCGGTGCACAGCCTGGCCCACATGTACACCCTGGACCAGCTGGCTCTGCGGGCCGCAGACATGATCCGACGCAATTTCCACAAGGTCATCCAGGATGAGGAGTTCTACACCCTGCCCTTCCACCTGGTGAGGGACTGGCTGTCTGACGCAGAGATCACCGTGGACGCGGAAGAGGTGCTGTTTGAGGCTGTGGTGAAGTGGGTCCAGAGGAACACAGAACAGCGGGGGAGGTACTTTGAGGAGTTGTTCCGTCTCCTCCGGCTACCCCAGATTAAGCCCACCTATCTGACGCGCGTGGTGAAGAACGAGGCACTGGTGGCGGCCAGCGAGGCCTGTCTCCGCCTGGTGTCCGATGCCGTGGAGGGCCACGCCATCCGCTGTGAGAACCTCAAGTCAGCTGACCTGGAGTTCTGGTCGTCCTACATGGCCTCCTTCCAGCCGCGCTTCGGCCAGAACATGGACGTGATCATGGTGGTGGGCGGGGTGTCGGAGGGGGGTGACTACCTGAGTGAATGTGTGGGTTACTTCATCTACGAGGACCGCTGGGTTAACCTGCCCCACATCCACAACCACCTGGATGGCCACGCCATCGCCACCACAGAGTCCCACATCTACGTAGCGGGATCCATGGAACCGGGCTTCGCCAAGACCGTGGAGCGCTATAACCCCAACCGCAACACCTGGGAACAGGTGAGCAACCTGACCACACGTAAACACTCCTTTGGTCTCACCTGTATCAAAGACATCCTGTATAGCATCGGTGGCCACGGCAACTTCAGCCCCGGCTTCAAGGACGTGAGCGTGTACGAGCCTGAGCCGGACAAGTGGCACAACCTGGAGTCGGCGCCCAAGATCCTGCGGGACGTGAAGGCGGTGAGCGTGGAGGACCGCTACGTATACGTGACGGCGCGCACGCCGGTGGACACGGACAACGAGGACGGGCTGAAGACGGTCACCACGCGTTACGACACAGAGAGCCGCCAGTGGCAGGACGTGGACTCCCTGCCGCTCATAGACAACTACTGTGTGTTCCAGATGGCCGTGGCCCCCACCAACTTCTACCACACGGCCTCCTGCTGCCCTAAGAGCTACACGGTGCGGGACGAGGCCGCCAAGCAGATGATCAGCGCCCACATCTCAGACGAGATCCTGGAGAGCTTGCCGCCCGAGGTCACCAGCATCGAGGGCGCCGCCATCTGCCACTTCGACGAGGACGTCTTTGTGATCGGCGGCTGGAAGAACAGCGACGACGTGGACAAGCAGTACCGCAAAGAGGCCTACCGCTACTCTGCCGAAAGGAAGCGCTGGATGCTGCTGCCGCCCATGCCCCAGCCGCGCTGCCGCGCCACCGCCTGCCACGTGCGAATCCCCTACCGCTTCCTGTACGGCTGCCAGCGCTACCCCATGCCCCAGAACCTGGCCCGCCAGCGGGACCGCATGCAGCAGATGCAGCAGCTACACCGGCGCACCCTCACCCTGCGCAGGCAGCTACAGTCTCAGATCGAGTGCTGA
- the LOC139565478 gene encoding ATP-citrate synthase isoform X1, which produces MSAKAISEQTGKEFLYKYICTSAAVQNRFRYANVTTETDFDRLAQDHPWLLTERLVVKPDQLIKRRGKLGLVGVNLDLKGVQEWLKTRLMSETMVGKAKGILKNFLIEPFVAHKQEEEFYMCIYATREGDYLLFHHEGGVDVGDVDAKASKLLVGVDEKLTEDAVKKQLLTHVAADKKAVLASFIVGLFNLYEDLYFTYLEINPLVVTKDGVFVLDMAAKIDATADYLCKAKWGDVEFPPPFGREAYPEEAYIADLDAKSGASLKLTLLNPRGRIWTMVAGGGASVVYSDTICDLGGVDELANYGEYSGAPSEQQTYDYAKTILSLMTREKHPDGKVLIIGGSIANFTNVAATFKGIVRAIRDYQGPIKEHEITIFVRRGGPNYQEGLRVMGEVGKTTGIPIHVFGTETHMTAIVGMALGHRPIPKEPPVAAHTANFLLNSSASSSTPASSRTASFSENKAGPGASAAKKAKSGAPPERQASSDSTGVKASTLFSKQTKSIVWGMQTRAVQGMLDFDYTCSRDEPSVSAMVYPFTGDHKQKFYWGHKEILLPVYKNMGDAMKKHPEVDVLISFASLRSAFDSTMETMQYPQIHTIAIIAEGIPEAQTRKIIKRADEKGITIIGPATVGGIKPGCFKIGNTGGMLDNILASKLYRPGSVAYVSRSGGMSNELNNIISRTTDGVYEGVAIGGDRYPGSIYTDHVLRYQDTPGVEMIVILGEIGGTEEYTICQGIKSGRITKPVVSWCIGTCATMFSSEVQFGHAGACANQASETAVAKNLALKEAGAFVPKSFDELGDVIKSVYDDLVGKGVIVPAMEVPPPTVPMDYSWARELGLIRKPASFMTSICDERGQELIYAGMPITEVFKSEMGLGGTLGLLWFQRRLPSYASKFIEMCLMVTADHGPAVSGAHNTIVCARAGKDLISSLTSGLLTIGDRFGGALDAAAKQFSKAFDSGMLPMEFVNKMKKEGNLIMGIGHRVKSINNPDMRVKILKDFVKKNFPSTQLLDYAMDVEKITTAKKPNLILNVDGFIGVAFVDLLRNCGGFTRDEADEFVEIGALNGIFVLGRSMGFIGHYLDQKRLKQGLYRHPWDDISYVLPEHMSM; this is translated from the exons TCGAGCCATTCGTAGCCCACAAGCAG GAAGAGGAGTTCTACATGTGTATCTACGCCACACGGGAGGGCGACTACCTGTTGTTCCACCATGAAGGAGGGGTAGACGTGGGGGATGTGGACGCTAAGGCCAGTAAGCTTCTGGTAGGAGTGGACGAGAAGCTGACTGAAGACGCAGTGAAGAAACAGCTCCTGACCCATGTCGCTGCGGACAAAAAAGC GGTTCTGGCCAGCTTCATCGTTGGACTGTTCAACCTGTACGAAGACCTGTACTTCACCTACCTTGAGATCAACCCACTGG TGGTCACGAAGGATGGCGTGTTTGTGCTGGACATGGCGGCTAAGATCGATGCCACGGCGGACTACCTCTGTAAGGCCAAGTGGGGCGACGTGGAGTTCCCTCCACCCTTTGGCAGGGAGGCCTACCCTGAG GAGGCCTATATTGCAGACCTGGATGCCAAGAGTGGTGCCAGTCTCAAACTCACCCTGCTCAACCCCCGTGGAAGAATCTGGACCATGGTGGCAGGAGGAGGGGCTTCCGTCGTCTACAG TGACACCATCTGTGACCTGGGCGGAGTTGACGAGCTGGCCAATTACGGGGAGTATTCCGGAGCGCCCAGCGAACAGCAGACCTATGACTATGCCAAGACCATCCTGTCCCTGATGACCCGCGAGAAACACCCCGACGGAAAAGTCCTGATCATCGGAGGAAGCATTGCAAACTTCACTAACGTTGCAGCCACATTTAAG GGCATTGTCCGAGCCATCAGGGACTACCAGGGCCCCATAAAGGAGCATGAGATCACCATATTTGTCCGCCGTGGGGGCCCCAACTACCAGGAAGGCCTCCGGGTCATGGGCGAAGTGG GTAAGACTACTGGCATCCCCATCCATGTCTTCGGCACAGAGACTCACATGACTGCCATTGTCGGCATGGCGCTGGGCCACCGACCAATACCCAAAGAGCCTCCCGTCGCCGCCCACACCGCCAACTTCCTGCTCAACTCCAGTGCCAGTTCATCG aCCCCAGCCTCCAGCAGGACAGCCTCCTTCTCTGAGAACAAGGCTGGCCCTGGGGCCTCTGCTGCCAAGAAGGCCAAGTCAGGGGCCCCTCCAG AGCGACAGGCGTCGTCAGACAGTACAGGAG TCAAGGCGTCAACCCTCTTCAGCAAGCAGACCAAGTCCATCGTGTGGGGCATGCAGACTCGGGCCGTGCAGGGCATGCTGGACTTTGACTACACCTGCTCCAGGGATGAGCCCTCTGTGTCTGCCATGGTCTACCCATTCAC tggGGACCACAAGCAGAAGTTCTACTGGGGCCATAAGGAGATCCTGTTGCCTGTCTATAAGAACATGGGCGACGCCATGAAGAAACACCCGGAGGTGGACGTGCTCATCAGCTTCGCGTCGCTCCGCTCTGCCTTCGACAGCACCATGGAGACCATGCAGTACCCGCAG ATCCACACCATCGCCATCATAGCCGAGGGCATCCCTGAAGCCCAGACCAGGAAGATCATTAAGAGGGCGGACGAGAAGGGTATCACTATCATCGGCCCGGCAACG GTTGGAGGGATCAAGCCTGGCTGTTTTAAGATCGGGAACACAGGGGGCATGCTGGATAACATCCTGGCCTCTAAGCTGTACCGTCCAGGCAGTGTGGCCTACGTGTCCCGCTCTGGAGGCATGTCCAACGAGCTCAACAACATCATCTCCCGCACCACCGACGGAGTCTACGAGGGAGTGGCCATTGGAGGAGACCG ATACCCAGGCTCAATCTACACAGACCATGTGCTGAGGTACCAGGACACCCCAGGGGTAGAGATGATCGTAATACTGGGAGAG ATTGGCGGCACAGAGGAGTATACGATCTGCCAGGGCATCAAGTCAGGCAGGATCACCAAGCCTGTGGTGAGCTGGTGCATCGGGACCTGTGCCACCATGTTCTCCTCAGAG GTCCAGTTTGGTCATGCTGGAGCGTGTGCCAACCAGGCCTCGGAGACAGCCGTGGCCAAGAACCTGGCTCTGAAGGAGGCCGGAGCCTTCGTACCCAAGAGCTTCGACGAGCTGGGAGATGTCATCAA ATCAGTGTATGACGACCTCGTTGGCAAAGGAGTCATCGTTCCAGCTATGGAGGTGCCCCCTCCCACGGTGCCAATGGATTACTCCTGGGCCCGG GAGCTGGGTCTGATCCGTAAGCCAGCCTCCTTTATGACCAGTATCTGTGATGAGAGGGGCCAGGAGCTCATCTACGCCGGAATGCCCATCACTGAGGTGTTCAAGTCGGAGATGGGCCTGGGAGGAACCCTGGGACTGCTCTGGTTCCAGAGGAG GCTACCCAGTTATGCTTCCAAGTTCATTGAGATGTGTCTGATGGTGACTGCTGACCATGGTCCTGCCGTCTCCGGTGCCCACAACACCATCGTCTGTGCCCGTGCTGGCAAAGACCTCATCTCTAGCCtcacctctggcctgctcaccATC GGGGACCGGTTCGGAGGGGCCCTGGATGCTGCAGCCAAGCAGTTCAGCAAGGCGTTTGACAGCGGCATGCTGCCCATGGAGTTTGTCAATAAGATGAAGAAGGAGGGCAACCTGATCATGGGTATCGGACACAGAGTCAAGTCG ATCAACAACCCAGACATGCGGGTGAAGATCCTGAAGGACTTTGTGAAGAAGAACTTCCCCTCCACCCAGCTGTTGGACTACGCCATGGATGTAGAGAAGATCACCACTGCCAAG AAACCCAACCTGATCCTGAATGTGGACGGTTTCATCGGAGTAGCCTTTGTAGACCTGCTCAGGAACTGTGGTGGATTTACACG GGACGAGGCTGATGAGTTTGTGGAGATCGGAGCGCTGAATGGAATCTTTGTCCTGGGGCGGAGCATGGGCTTCATCG GACACTACCTGGATCAAAAGAGGCTGAAACAGGGTCTGTACCGTCACCCTTGGGACGACATCTCCTACGTTCTCCCCGAACACATGTCCATGTAA
- the LOC139565478 gene encoding ATP-citrate synthase isoform X2 encodes MSAKAISEQTGKEFLYKYICTSAAVQNRFRYANVTTETDFDRLAQDHPWLLTERLVVKPDQLIKRRGKLGLVGVNLDLKGVQEWLKTRLMSETMVGKAKGILKNFLIEPFVAHKQEEEFYMCIYATREGDYLLFHHEGGVDVGDVDAKASKLLVGVDEKLTEDAVKKQLLTHVAADKKAVLASFIVGLFNLYEDLYFTYLEINPLVVTKDGVFVLDMAAKIDATADYLCKAKWGDVEFPPPFGREAYPEEAYIADLDAKSGASLKLTLLNPRGRIWTMVAGGGASVVYSDTICDLGGVDELANYGEYSGAPSEQQTYDYAKTILSLMTREKHPDGKVLIIGGSIANFTNVAATFKGIVRAIRDYQGPIKEHEITIFVRRGGPNYQEGLRVMGEVGKTTGIPIHVFGTETHMTAIVGMALGHRPIPKEPPVAAHTANFLLNSSASSSTPASSRTASFSENKAGPGASAAKKAKSGAPPVKASTLFSKQTKSIVWGMQTRAVQGMLDFDYTCSRDEPSVSAMVYPFTGDHKQKFYWGHKEILLPVYKNMGDAMKKHPEVDVLISFASLRSAFDSTMETMQYPQIHTIAIIAEGIPEAQTRKIIKRADEKGITIIGPATVGGIKPGCFKIGNTGGMLDNILASKLYRPGSVAYVSRSGGMSNELNNIISRTTDGVYEGVAIGGDRYPGSIYTDHVLRYQDTPGVEMIVILGEIGGTEEYTICQGIKSGRITKPVVSWCIGTCATMFSSEVQFGHAGACANQASETAVAKNLALKEAGAFVPKSFDELGDVIKSVYDDLVGKGVIVPAMEVPPPTVPMDYSWARELGLIRKPASFMTSICDERGQELIYAGMPITEVFKSEMGLGGTLGLLWFQRRLPSYASKFIEMCLMVTADHGPAVSGAHNTIVCARAGKDLISSLTSGLLTIGDRFGGALDAAAKQFSKAFDSGMLPMEFVNKMKKEGNLIMGIGHRVKSINNPDMRVKILKDFVKKNFPSTQLLDYAMDVEKITTAKKPNLILNVDGFIGVAFVDLLRNCGGFTRDEADEFVEIGALNGIFVLGRSMGFIGHYLDQKRLKQGLYRHPWDDISYVLPEHMSM; translated from the exons TCGAGCCATTCGTAGCCCACAAGCAG GAAGAGGAGTTCTACATGTGTATCTACGCCACACGGGAGGGCGACTACCTGTTGTTCCACCATGAAGGAGGGGTAGACGTGGGGGATGTGGACGCTAAGGCCAGTAAGCTTCTGGTAGGAGTGGACGAGAAGCTGACTGAAGACGCAGTGAAGAAACAGCTCCTGACCCATGTCGCTGCGGACAAAAAAGC GGTTCTGGCCAGCTTCATCGTTGGACTGTTCAACCTGTACGAAGACCTGTACTTCACCTACCTTGAGATCAACCCACTGG TGGTCACGAAGGATGGCGTGTTTGTGCTGGACATGGCGGCTAAGATCGATGCCACGGCGGACTACCTCTGTAAGGCCAAGTGGGGCGACGTGGAGTTCCCTCCACCCTTTGGCAGGGAGGCCTACCCTGAG GAGGCCTATATTGCAGACCTGGATGCCAAGAGTGGTGCCAGTCTCAAACTCACCCTGCTCAACCCCCGTGGAAGAATCTGGACCATGGTGGCAGGAGGAGGGGCTTCCGTCGTCTACAG TGACACCATCTGTGACCTGGGCGGAGTTGACGAGCTGGCCAATTACGGGGAGTATTCCGGAGCGCCCAGCGAACAGCAGACCTATGACTATGCCAAGACCATCCTGTCCCTGATGACCCGCGAGAAACACCCCGACGGAAAAGTCCTGATCATCGGAGGAAGCATTGCAAACTTCACTAACGTTGCAGCCACATTTAAG GGCATTGTCCGAGCCATCAGGGACTACCAGGGCCCCATAAAGGAGCATGAGATCACCATATTTGTCCGCCGTGGGGGCCCCAACTACCAGGAAGGCCTCCGGGTCATGGGCGAAGTGG GTAAGACTACTGGCATCCCCATCCATGTCTTCGGCACAGAGACTCACATGACTGCCATTGTCGGCATGGCGCTGGGCCACCGACCAATACCCAAAGAGCCTCCCGTCGCCGCCCACACCGCCAACTTCCTGCTCAACTCCAGTGCCAGTTCATCG aCCCCAGCCTCCAGCAGGACAGCCTCCTTCTCTGAGAACAAGGCTGGCCCTGGGGCCTCTGCTGCCAAGAAGGCCAAGTCAGGGGCCCCTCCAG TCAAGGCGTCAACCCTCTTCAGCAAGCAGACCAAGTCCATCGTGTGGGGCATGCAGACTCGGGCCGTGCAGGGCATGCTGGACTTTGACTACACCTGCTCCAGGGATGAGCCCTCTGTGTCTGCCATGGTCTACCCATTCAC tggGGACCACAAGCAGAAGTTCTACTGGGGCCATAAGGAGATCCTGTTGCCTGTCTATAAGAACATGGGCGACGCCATGAAGAAACACCCGGAGGTGGACGTGCTCATCAGCTTCGCGTCGCTCCGCTCTGCCTTCGACAGCACCATGGAGACCATGCAGTACCCGCAG ATCCACACCATCGCCATCATAGCCGAGGGCATCCCTGAAGCCCAGACCAGGAAGATCATTAAGAGGGCGGACGAGAAGGGTATCACTATCATCGGCCCGGCAACG GTTGGAGGGATCAAGCCTGGCTGTTTTAAGATCGGGAACACAGGGGGCATGCTGGATAACATCCTGGCCTCTAAGCTGTACCGTCCAGGCAGTGTGGCCTACGTGTCCCGCTCTGGAGGCATGTCCAACGAGCTCAACAACATCATCTCCCGCACCACCGACGGAGTCTACGAGGGAGTGGCCATTGGAGGAGACCG ATACCCAGGCTCAATCTACACAGACCATGTGCTGAGGTACCAGGACACCCCAGGGGTAGAGATGATCGTAATACTGGGAGAG ATTGGCGGCACAGAGGAGTATACGATCTGCCAGGGCATCAAGTCAGGCAGGATCACCAAGCCTGTGGTGAGCTGGTGCATCGGGACCTGTGCCACCATGTTCTCCTCAGAG GTCCAGTTTGGTCATGCTGGAGCGTGTGCCAACCAGGCCTCGGAGACAGCCGTGGCCAAGAACCTGGCTCTGAAGGAGGCCGGAGCCTTCGTACCCAAGAGCTTCGACGAGCTGGGAGATGTCATCAA ATCAGTGTATGACGACCTCGTTGGCAAAGGAGTCATCGTTCCAGCTATGGAGGTGCCCCCTCCCACGGTGCCAATGGATTACTCCTGGGCCCGG GAGCTGGGTCTGATCCGTAAGCCAGCCTCCTTTATGACCAGTATCTGTGATGAGAGGGGCCAGGAGCTCATCTACGCCGGAATGCCCATCACTGAGGTGTTCAAGTCGGAGATGGGCCTGGGAGGAACCCTGGGACTGCTCTGGTTCCAGAGGAG GCTACCCAGTTATGCTTCCAAGTTCATTGAGATGTGTCTGATGGTGACTGCTGACCATGGTCCTGCCGTCTCCGGTGCCCACAACACCATCGTCTGTGCCCGTGCTGGCAAAGACCTCATCTCTAGCCtcacctctggcctgctcaccATC GGGGACCGGTTCGGAGGGGCCCTGGATGCTGCAGCCAAGCAGTTCAGCAAGGCGTTTGACAGCGGCATGCTGCCCATGGAGTTTGTCAATAAGATGAAGAAGGAGGGCAACCTGATCATGGGTATCGGACACAGAGTCAAGTCG ATCAACAACCCAGACATGCGGGTGAAGATCCTGAAGGACTTTGTGAAGAAGAACTTCCCCTCCACCCAGCTGTTGGACTACGCCATGGATGTAGAGAAGATCACCACTGCCAAG AAACCCAACCTGATCCTGAATGTGGACGGTTTCATCGGAGTAGCCTTTGTAGACCTGCTCAGGAACTGTGGTGGATTTACACG GGACGAGGCTGATGAGTTTGTGGAGATCGGAGCGCTGAATGGAATCTTTGTCCTGGGGCGGAGCATGGGCTTCATCG GACACTACCTGGATCAAAAGAGGCTGAAACAGGGTCTGTACCGTCACCCTTGGGACGACATCTCCTACGTTCTCCCCGAACACATGTCCATGTAA
- the LOC139564922 gene encoding kelch-like protein 10, with amino-acid sequence MNELEETATSTKFQRCSMERKMSAVTCTIFNELRLEGKLCDVVIKVNGIEFNAHKNILCGCSSYFRALFTSGWNNIEKRVYSIPGVNPDMMRLIIEYAYTRSVPVTAENVEPLLAAADQFCILGIVRACCDYLEAQLCLQNCIGICKFADFYSCPDLRRRAYLFILHHFEMVRFSEEFKELSLAQLCDIIEKDNLNVKQEDVVFEAVLRWINHSPQDRKAHVSVLLPKVRMALMTADYFMNNVKNNTLVKDNDDCKPIIISALKAMYDLNMNGHSNTDFRNPLTRPRLPYAILLAIGGWSGGSPTNGIEAYDSRADQWVNVTQEESPRAYHGAVYLNGFVYCVGGFDSVDYFNSVRKFNPVTRTWHQVAPMHSRRCYVSVAVLDGCIYAIGGFDGYVRLNTAECYEPETNQWTLIAPMHEQRSDASATTLHGKVYICGGFNGNECLFTAESYSPQTNQWTLTAPMRSRRSGVGVIAYAEQVYAVGGFDGANRLRNAEAYNPLTNTWRTVPTMFNPRSNFGIEVVDDLLFVVGGFNGFTTTFNVECYDEKTEEWYDAHDMGIFRSALSCCVVHGLPNVAQYAAPRDSLQSPREELKLSSSNSIMSV; translated from the exons ATGAATGAACTGGAAGAGACAGCCACCTCCACCAAATTTCAAAGATGCAGCATGGAGAGGAAAATGAGTGCTGTGACCTGTACAATCTTTAACGAGTTACGTCTGGAGGGAAAACTCTGTGATGTGGTCATCAAGGTCAATGGCATCGAGTTCAATGCCCACAAGAACATCCTTTGTGGATGCAGCTCATACTTCCG TGCTCTCTTCACAAGTGGCTGGAACAACATTGAGAAGCGGGTCTACAGCATTCCTGGTGTGAACCCAGACATGATGCGCCTGATCATCGAGTATGCCTACACACGTTCCGTGCCTGTGACTGCGGAGAATGTAGAACCGCTCCTGGCGGCTGCAGACCAGTTCTGCATCCTGGGGATCGTGAGAGCCTGCTGCGACTATCTGGAGGCCCAGCTCTGTCTGCAGAACTGCATCGGCATCTGCAAGTTTGCAGACTTCTACTCCTGCCCTGATCTGCGCCGCCGGGCCTACCTTTTCATCCTGCACCACTTTGAGATGGTGCGTTTCTCGGAGGAGTTCAAGGAGCTCTCTCTGGCACAGCTCTGTGACATCATCGAGAAGGACAACCTGAATGTGAAGCAGGAGGATGTTGTGTTTGAGGCGGTCCTACGCTGGATCAACCACTCGCCTCAGGACCGCAAGGCCCACGTCTCTGTGCTGCTGCCCAAG gtcCGCATGGCCTTGATGACAGCCGACTACTTCATGAACAACGTGAAGAACAATACCCTGGTGAAGGACAATGATGACTGCAAGCCTATCATCATCAGTGCCCTGAAGGCCATGTACGACCTGAACATGAACGGGCACTCCAACACTGACTTCCGCAACCCTCTGACCCGCCCACGCCTGCCTTATGCCATCCTATTGGCCATCGGTGGCTGGAGTGGTGGCAGCCCCACCAATGGCATTGAGGCGTATGATTCGCGGGCTGACCAGTGGGTGAATGTGACCCAGGAGGAGAGCCCTCGAGCCTACCATGGAGCTGTTTACCTCAATGGCTTTGTCTACTGTGTGGGTGGCTTTGACAGCGTTGACTACTTTAACAGTGTACGTAAGTTCAACCCCGTCACACGGACCTGGCACCAGGTGGCCCCCATGCACTCGCGGCGCTGCTACGTCAGTGTGGCGGTGCTGGATGGCTGTATCTATGCCATAGGTGGCTTTGATGGATACGTACGACTGAACACCGCTGAGTGCTATGAGCCTGAGACTAACCAGTGGACCCTGATTGCACCCATGCATGAGCAGAGGAGTGATGCCAGCGCTACCACACTACATGGCAAG GTGTACATCTGCGGTGGCTTCAATGGGAATGAGTGCTTGTTCACAGCAGAGAGCTACAGCCCCCAGACCAACCAGTGGACTCTGACCGCCCCCATGAGAAGCAGGCGCAGCGGTGTGGGGGTCATCGCCTATGCGGAGCAAGTCTATGCG GTGGGCGGCTTCGATGGGGCTAACCGCCTGCGTAACGCTGAGGCCTACAACCCGCTGACCAACACATGGCGCACAGTGCCCACCATGTTCAACCCGCGCAGCAACTTTGGCATCGAGGTGGTGGACGACCTCCTGTTCGTGGTGGGGGGCTTCAACGGCTTCACCACTACCTTCAACGTGGAGTGCTATGACGAGAAAACAGAGGAGTGGTACGACGCCCACGACATGGGCATCTTCCGCAGTGCCCTCAGCTGCTGCGTGGTGCACGGGCTGCCCAACGTGGCCCAGTACGCAGCCCCCCGGGACTCCCTCCAGTCCCCCCGGGAAGAGCTCAAGCTCTCCTCTTCCAACAGCATCATGTCTGTGTGA